In one window of Hyphomicrobiales bacterium DNA:
- the tnpB gene encoding IS66 family insertion sequence element accessory protein TnpB (TnpB, as the term is used for proteins encoded by IS66 family insertion elements, is considered an accessory protein, since TnpC, encoded by a neighboring gene, is a DDE family transposase.): MLQITPQMKILVAVAPVDFRKGIDGLVGLCKEAFEQDAFSGTLFVFRNRRATAIKALVYDGQGFWLCHKRLSEGRFRWWPTSPAGVSQALAAHQLQVLFSAGNPTATCAAPDWRPVGPRT; encoded by the coding sequence ATGCTGCAGATCACGCCGCAGATGAAGATCCTGGTCGCCGTCGCGCCGGTCGACTTCCGCAAGGGGATTGATGGGCTCGTTGGGTTGTGCAAGGAGGCGTTCGAGCAAGACGCCTTTAGCGGCACGCTCTTCGTATTTCGCAATCGGCGGGCCACGGCGATCAAGGCGCTGGTGTACGACGGTCAGGGTTTTTGGCTGTGCCACAAGCGGCTTTCCGAGGGGCGGTTCCGCTGGTGGCCGACCAGCCCAGCGGGCGTGAGCCAGGCGCTGGCCGCACACCAGTTGCAGGTTCTGTTTTCGGCAGGCAATCCCACGGCGACCTGTGCGGCGCCCGATTGGCGTCCGGTGGGGCCGCGGACCTGA